The region CATATAAAAGATTCCTGCAGGAGTACCTGAGCAGGACGGGGGCAAACTATTCTGAAAAGAACTTCCTAAGGCACAGGCCAGGAGAATGGCAGGAGTACAGCAACATCGGTTCAGCCCTGGTGGCTTTTGTGGTGGAGGGTGCCACTAAGGTGCCTTTTAGTGAATACACCAAGAGGCATATTACAGAGCCGCTGGGGCTAAGCTCGACCGGCTGGTTTTTTAGAGACATCCCGATGAATAACCATGCTGTTCTATACAGCGCTGGCCATAAACCCATTCAGCTTTATTCATTGTTGACATACCCTGACGGCGGGTTAAAGTCTAATCTACATGACTTGAACACGTATCTGCAGGAAATCATGAAAGGCAGTGCCGGCAGTGGGAAAATTCTAGGAGACTCTTCTTACAACATGTTGCTCGCCCCTCAGTTCGGGGACAGCCTCAACCCCAGGAATATTAATCCTAAAGAACCTAATATCGGAGTGTTTTGGGTGCACAAGCGAAATGGAGAAATAGGGCACACAGGAGGTGACCCAGGTATAACAACTTTCGTTTTCTTCAACCCAAAAACTGCCACGGGAAGAGTATTTGTAACCAACACACTGCTTGAAGAAGATAAACAGGTTGAAGTGTTTGCCAGTATATGGCGGCTTCTAAAAGCGTATGAAGAAAAATTACTGCTGCCAACTAAAGCAAAAGCACATTAAAACATGCCTTAGCCCAGTTCGGCTACCCACAACAAACATTCAAAGCCTCCGTTTTACCTCTACCAAAAACCCATACCACCCGTGAAGAAGCAGTTTACACCACTTTTTATACTTCTGTGCCTGCTCTGCCTGCCGCAGGCTGTACTTGCCCAATCCAAAACCAGGGCAGCCGTAGACTTTAATTACCAGCCCAACCCCGAGGCCGACCACTATAACCAGCGCCTGCCTCACAAATCCATACCCGTGGGGCAGAACGAGTTTATACTTCTGAACCGCCAGGGCGATGGCAAGTATACCGTGGAGAAGTATAACGCGGACCTGAAAAAGCTGTGGGCGGCGGAGCTACCGATGGCTGCGGGCGAGGAGGTGGAGAGCTTTACGGCCGGACAGGAGGCGGCGCTGGTGGTAACGCACCGCAAAGAGGGCCAAAACCAACTGCTGCAGGGGTACCGCATTAACCTGAAAAACGGACAGCCGGAGAAGCCGGTGCAGCTGCTGGAGGCTCCTTCTAAAGGCCGCAGAGCCGGAGTGGCGGTGTCTGCCGATGGCACGCAGGTGCTGGCCTACCGCTTCCATACCGACAATAGCTTCCAGATACAGCGCATCAGCGGCACGTTGTACAACGGCAGCCTACAGAAGCAGCAGGACGCAACCTATGACCTGAGCGACCTGCGTAACATCCTGACAGCGGACATAAAAGTAGGAAACGGTGGCGAGCAATACGTGAACCTGATCTCGGACCAGATGAACCGCCTGAGCGTGCGGCAGTACAAGCCAGGCAGCAAAAAAGCGCAGGTGATGTCGGTATTGGTGGGCGGTGTGTTTGAGGGCAAGAAAGTATACATCCGCGATACGCGTTTCGAACTGATGCCGGACGGGCAAATGTATGGCGCCGTGCTGACGGCCGACGAGAAGAGCGGCGGCTACTACAGCCTGAAAGCCGTGAAGTATGATTTCGAGCAGGAGGACATGCGCTTCGCCGAGGAGTATAAATTTACGCCGGAGTATGTGCAGAAAGTAAACACGCTGGATAAAACGAACAAAAGCAACGCGTTGCAGGACATCTACCTGACCGACCTGATCCTGACGCCGGAGAAGCAGCTGCTTATACTTGCCGAGAAGAAGTATACCGAGGGTGGCGAGGATGCGCCATACTTTGCCAAAGAGCTGCACCTGTTCGCCTACGATGAGTACATGACCTTCGACTGGAACTCCGTGCTGATGAAGCAGCAGCAGGCTCCGGCTTCCGAAGGCTTCACCAGCATTTCCTATAGCTCGCACCTCAACGGCAACACGCTAAACCTGCTTACGCTGGAGGAGCTCAACGGCAAGTATGATCTATACTTGCGCCAGATCAATACCAATAACGGGCAAGCTACAGCACCGCAGGAGCTGCGCCTGGGCATCCCTAACGATAAAAGACCAGCGTATGTAAAGGACTACACCGCCTGGCTGGCCGATAAAAATATTGTTACGGTGCTGCGCGGTGGCAAGAAAGCAGACAAGCTGCAGCTAAGCCGCATCGAGATAAAGTAACTATAGCTTTAACTGCTGCAGAAAGCGAGAGCGCAGGTTCTCGCTTTTTTGTTTCTCCCGCATTTTTCGGGTAAAGGAGGTCAGCTGCAACAGCATGTGCGAGAAGCCCACGTAGTTCACAATGTCCACATACATCTGAAACTCCTTGCGCGAGCCGTCCAGCACACCCAGCTTGTCTACTTTATAGGTATTCATGGCCGACCACGGCATCCAGCGCACCACCTTTTTATGGCGCAGCATGTAGCGGTTTATGGCCACCTCCAGCTGGTAGCATTTCAGTTGCTGCCTGAGCACCTGCCGCAGGTCGGCGGTTCTGAGAATACGCTCTCCGGATAACAGCACGTCGCTGCGGTACCATTTCACAAACCAGGGCGAGTTAATGCGCCGCATGATGATCATATCTACGGAGGCATACTTTTGATACGCTTCCAGGGCAGCCTCCAGTTCATACTTTCGCAGGTCCTGCAGGTCGGCATCCATCATCAGCAGCACCTCGTGCCGCACATCCTTCAAACCATACTTTATGGCTGCCGTTTTTCCCATATTCTGCAGCAGGCGCACCACCTCCACCTCAGGCCAGTGGCGCTGTATGTAGTCTGCCGTGCCATCCGTAGAGCCGTCATCCACACAAATAACCTGCGTTATATATTTTACATTGATAACCACCTGCAGCACCTGAGCAATCCGCTCGCGCTCGTTGTAGCAGGGTATAAGGCACGTCACTTCCATAGCTATGCTTGTTTATAAGTTGGGCGCTTTTAAGTGAATACGTAAAACTGCCCCCCGTCTTTGTCCCTATACTTAAAAACCAAGCAAGCAGATGCGTTTAGGCGCAAGTGCAACAAAAAAGGCTGCTACCTAAGGTAACAGCCTTTTTTAACTATAAATGGTCAGAAATTAATACACGTACTCGTTTGCCTCGATCAGGGCGGCGGCTATGCGGCGGCGCGCTTCCTTGGTGTTGTAGAGGTCTTTTTTGGTAAAACGCTTCAACCCCATGAACAACAGGCGCTGCTCGTCGCCTTCCGCCATAGACGCAATGGCCTCCTTGCCAGCTTTGAAGGCAGTGTCCACGGCATCGTTCACGGTTACCCGCACGATGTCGATCTGGTTGGCTACGGCCTCCTCTCCTTTCTGGCCCACCAGCTTCTCCACGCGCAGCAGCGTAGACTCCGCCACGTAGGTCTTAATAGCCATGTCGGCAATGTTCATCAGGATCTCCTGCTCCTTGGCCAGCGAGTCCATATACTTCTGCACCGCCGTACCGGCCACCATCAGGATAGCTTTCTTCAGGTTCTTGATCGCCTTGTGCTCTGCTGTGAACAGGCCCTCTTCTTCTTCCCCAAAATCCGGAATGGCCATCAGCTCCTGCTGCACCGCCTGCGCTGGGCCCATCAGGTCCAGTTCGCCTTTCAGGGCTTTCTTCAGGATCATGTCTACGGTGAGCATGCGGTTGATCTCGTTGGTGCCCTCGAAGATGCGGTTGATGCGGGAGTCGCGGTAGGCGCGGTCCATCGGGTAATCGGCGGAGAAACCGTAACCCCCGTAGATTTGCACGCCTTCGTCTACCACATAATCTAATACCTCAGAGCCTTCTACTTTCAGCATGGCGGCCTCTACGGCAAACTCACGGGCGGCACCTAGCAGCGCCTCGTTCTCGTTGGCACCACCAGCCATCAGCTCCTGCTCTTTGCGGTAGATATCCATACCACAACGGTACAGCGCCGACTCCACCGCATAGATGCGGATTGCCTGCTCTGCCAGCTTATACTTGATAGCACCGAACTTAGAGATCGGCAGCTTGAACTGGTGGCGCTCATTGGCATACTTCACCGACAGGTCGGCTACTTTTTTGGAGGCACCCAGCGTAGCCGCGCCCAGTTTAATTCGCCCAATGTTGAGGATGTTAAAGGCAATCAGGTGGCCTTTACCGATCTCGCCCAACACGTTCTCCTTCGGCACTTCACAGTCCTCGAAGAACACCTGGCGCGTAGAGGACCCCTT is a window of Pontibacter kalidii DNA encoding:
- a CDS encoding acyl-CoA dehydrogenase family protein — translated: MENITDKKTAAIQGGEFLIKETNPQDVFIPADFNEEQLMMAQTCKDFVREEVYPLLDRLDNHEEGLMEGLMKKAGELGLFAVSIPEQYGGLDMDFNTSLLVTEAVGGGHSFPVAFAAHTGIGTLPILYFGTEEQKNKYIPKLVSGEWTSAYCLTEPGSGSDALAAKTKAVLNEAGSHYILNGQKMWITNAGFADVFIVFAQVDGDKFTGFIVEKGSKGLSLGNEEHKMGIKGSSTRQVFFEDCEVPKENVLGEIGKGHLIAFNILNIGRIKLGAATLGASKKVADLSVKYANERHQFKLPISKFGAIKYKLAEQAIRIYAVESALYRCGMDIYRKEQELMAGGANENEALLGAAREFAVEAAMLKVEGSEVLDYVVDEGVQIYGGYGFSADYPMDRAYRDSRINRIFEGTNEINRMLTVDMILKKALKGELDLMGPAQAVQQELMAIPDFGEEEEGLFTAEHKAIKNLKKAILMVAGTAVQKYMDSLAKEQEILMNIADMAIKTYVAESTLLRVEKLVGQKGEEAVANQIDIVRVTVNDAVDTAFKAGKEAIASMAEGDEQRLLFMGLKRFTKKDLYNTKEARRRIAAALIEANEYVY
- a CDS encoding glycosyltransferase family 2 protein, yielding MEVTCLIPCYNERERIAQVLQVVINVKYITQVICVDDGSTDGTADYIQRHWPEVEVVRLLQNMGKTAAIKYGLKDVRHEVLLMMDADLQDLRKYELEAALEAYQKYASVDMIIMRRINSPWFVKWYRSDVLLSGERILRTADLRQVLRQQLKCYQLEVAINRYMLRHKKVVRWMPWSAMNTYKVDKLGVLDGSRKEFQMYVDIVNYVGFSHMLLQLTSFTRKMREKQKSENLRSRFLQQLKL
- a CDS encoding serine hydrolase domain-containing protein, producing MRQILLTSVFFLVTLTLLGQDLKASLTQSLDELSEMNVLPGFAVSVISPDSVLYTQAFGFSDISSQKPFTEKTILNIGSVSKTFVGLALMKAVSEGKLSLDSDINDFLPFKVQNPFYPDQPIKVIHLVTHTSGITDREEIYKQTYTKELDVDAYKRFLQEYLSRTGANYSEKNFLRHRPGEWQEYSNIGSALVAFVVEGATKVPFSEYTKRHITEPLGLSSTGWFFRDIPMNNHAVLYSAGHKPIQLYSLLTYPDGGLKSNLHDLNTYLQEIMKGSAGSGKILGDSSYNMLLAPQFGDSLNPRNINPKEPNIGVFWVHKRNGEIGHTGGDPGITTFVFFNPKTATGRVFVTNTLLEEDKQVEVFASIWRLLKAYEEKLLLPTKAKAH